The following proteins are encoded in a genomic region of Burkholderia gladioli:
- a CDS encoding TauD/TfdA dioxygenase family protein, protein MSDVQIAHSSPRAAPLSARAVDTPLALRRVAGRIGAEVSDLELSADIDETRFAALLDALHTHKVLFFRGQHHLDDAAQEAFARRFGQTVAHPTVPSVDGTAALLELDSQHGARANSWHTDVTFVDAYPKVSILRAVVIPPAGGDTVWANTAAAYQHLPAPLRALADTLWAIHTNAYDYAASHVNADADQLKRYREVFTSTVYETEHPVVRVHPVTGERTLVLGHFVQRIKGLSTGESAHLLQVLHEHVTRLENTVRWNWREGDVAIWDNRATQHYAINDYGDARRVVRRATVHGDVPVSVDGRHSVVLKGPGATLQ, encoded by the coding sequence ATGTCCGACGTGCAGATTGCCCACTCGTCCCCGCGTGCCGCGCCCTTGTCCGCCCGTGCCGTCGATACGCCGCTCGCGCTGCGCCGCGTGGCCGGCCGCATCGGCGCGGAAGTTTCGGATCTCGAACTGTCGGCGGATATCGACGAGACGCGTTTCGCGGCCCTGCTCGATGCGCTGCATACCCACAAGGTGCTGTTCTTCCGCGGTCAGCATCATCTCGACGACGCGGCCCAGGAAGCCTTCGCGCGCCGCTTCGGCCAAACCGTCGCGCATCCGACCGTGCCCTCGGTGGACGGCACCGCCGCCCTGCTCGAACTCGATTCGCAGCACGGCGCGCGCGCCAATTCCTGGCATACCGACGTGACCTTCGTCGATGCCTACCCGAAGGTGTCGATCCTGCGCGCGGTGGTGATCCCGCCGGCCGGCGGCGACACCGTCTGGGCCAACACGGCCGCCGCCTACCAGCACCTGCCGGCGCCGCTGCGCGCGCTGGCCGACACGCTGTGGGCGATCCATACCAATGCCTACGACTACGCCGCCTCGCACGTGAACGCCGATGCCGACCAGCTCAAGCGCTATCGCGAGGTGTTCACCTCCACCGTCTACGAAACCGAGCACCCGGTGGTGCGCGTGCATCCGGTCACGGGCGAGCGCACCCTGGTGCTCGGGCATTTCGTGCAACGCATCAAGGGCCTGTCGACGGGCGAATCGGCGCATCTGCTGCAGGTGCTGCACGAGCACGTGACGCGCCTGGAGAACACCGTGCGCTGGAACTGGCGCGAGGGCGACGTGGCGATCTGGGACAACCGCGCGACCCAGCACTACGCCATCAACGACTACGGCGACGCGCGCCGCGTGGTGCGCCGCGCCACCGTGCACGGCGACGTGCCGGTCAGCGTGGACGGGCGCCACAGCGTGGTGCTCAAGGGCCCCGGCGCCACCCTGCAATGA
- a CDS encoding ABC transporter permease produces the protein MSSSATPSATPAARRRPDLRGLVLPALALLAWWAVAAARHDHAGLLVGPDAVLRTAWQQVASGALARALSASLAREFAGFAIGTALGLLLGTALGLSRIAARLIGPSFDTFKQISLFAWIPLISVWFGLGDTAKVVFLSLAALLPVTAHTCDGIHAVPRAYVEVARTLRYTRWQLIRHVLLPAALPSIWTGLYLGLIYSWLATLGAEYLLVAGSGIGNTLIDGSEQFRMDLVLFGIIVVGVTGWALNAGARALERRLLARGRAPSSASLASSPSPETP, from the coding sequence GTGTCCTCATCCGCAACGCCTTCCGCAACGCCGGCCGCGCGCCGCCGGCCCGACCTGCGTGGGCTGGTATTGCCGGCGCTGGCCCTGCTCGCCTGGTGGGCCGTGGCGGCCGCCCGCCACGATCACGCAGGCCTGCTGGTCGGCCCCGACGCGGTGCTGCGCACGGCCTGGCAGCAAGTGGCGAGCGGCGCGCTCGCGCGGGCGCTGTCGGCCTCGCTGGCGCGCGAGTTCGCCGGCTTCGCGATCGGCACCGCGCTCGGCCTGCTGCTCGGCACCGCCCTGGGCCTGTCGCGCATCGCGGCGCGCCTGATCGGACCCAGCTTCGACACCTTCAAGCAGATCTCGCTGTTCGCCTGGATCCCGCTGATCTCGGTCTGGTTCGGGCTCGGCGATACCGCCAAGGTGGTGTTCCTCTCGCTGGCCGCGCTGCTGCCGGTCACCGCCCATACCTGCGACGGCATCCACGCGGTGCCGCGCGCCTATGTCGAAGTGGCGCGCACGCTGCGCTACACGCGCTGGCAGTTGATCCGCCATGTGCTGCTGCCCGCGGCGCTGCCCTCGATCTGGACCGGTCTCTACCTCGGCCTGATCTACTCCTGGCTCGCGACGCTCGGCGCCGAGTACCTGCTGGTGGCCGGCAGCGGAATCGGCAACACGCTGATCGACGGCAGCGAACAGTTCCGCATGGACCTGGTGCTGTTCGGCATCATCGTGGTCGGCGTCACGGGCTGGGCGCTCAATGCCGGCGCGCGGGCGCTGGAGCGGCGCCTGCTCGCGCGCGGCCGTGCGCCGTCTTCCGCTTCGCTCGCCTCGTCGCCTTCACCGGAAACGCCATGA
- a CDS encoding LLM class flavin-dependent oxidoreductase yields MTRSRSGHLALGAFLYPTGHHIAAWRHPDTQADAGVDFRHYARLAQAAEAARFDLVFLADGVGTRGDDVDYLSRTAHSYNAQFEPITLLSALSAVTERIGLVGTASTSFNEPYHIARKFASLDHLSGGRAGWNLVTSSNRHEAENFNRDEHYAHAERYDRAEEFADVVRALWDSWDDDAFVRDKAAGRFFDPAGRQVLEHRGRFFQVRGPLNIPRAPQGQPVVVQAGSSEAGKRLAARTAEVIFTAQQTLDEAVSFYADVKGRMAEWGREPDELKIMPGVFPVVGRDESEAREKFEALQQLIDPVVGLAFVSGLTGGFDLSAHPFDGPIPELPETNASKSRQTLTLELARRENLTIRQLALRIAGARGHWQVIGTPKQIADALEERFVHYGADGFNVMAPTLPGGLDDFIALVLPELRRRGLFRDDYTGTTLREHLGLKRPARRLASAAASAGELAGAA; encoded by the coding sequence ATGACCCGATCCCGCAGCGGACATCTGGCGCTGGGCGCCTTCCTCTATCCGACCGGCCATCACATCGCGGCCTGGCGGCATCCCGATACGCAGGCCGACGCGGGCGTGGACTTCCGCCATTACGCGCGGCTCGCGCAGGCGGCCGAGGCGGCCAGGTTCGACCTGGTATTCCTGGCCGACGGCGTGGGCACGCGCGGCGACGATGTCGACTACCTGAGCCGCACCGCGCACAGCTACAACGCGCAGTTCGAGCCGATCACGCTGCTCTCGGCGCTGTCCGCCGTGACCGAGCGCATCGGCCTGGTCGGCACGGCCTCGACCAGCTTCAACGAGCCGTATCACATCGCCCGCAAGTTCGCCTCGCTCGACCATCTGAGCGGCGGCCGGGCCGGCTGGAACCTGGTCACTTCGTCGAACCGCCACGAGGCCGAGAACTTCAATCGCGACGAACATTACGCGCATGCCGAGCGCTACGATCGCGCCGAGGAATTCGCCGACGTGGTGCGCGCGCTGTGGGATAGCTGGGACGACGACGCCTTCGTGCGCGACAAGGCGGCCGGTCGTTTCTTCGATCCGGCCGGTCGCCAGGTGCTCGAGCATCGCGGCCGCTTCTTCCAGGTGCGCGGGCCGCTGAACATCCCGCGCGCGCCGCAGGGGCAGCCGGTGGTGGTGCAGGCCGGCTCGTCCGAGGCCGGCAAGCGGCTGGCCGCGCGCACCGCCGAGGTGATCTTCACCGCGCAGCAGACGCTCGACGAGGCGGTGAGCTTCTATGCCGACGTGAAGGGCCGCATGGCCGAATGGGGCCGCGAGCCCGACGAGCTGAAGATCATGCCGGGCGTGTTCCCGGTGGTCGGCCGCGACGAGAGCGAGGCGCGCGAGAAGTTCGAGGCCCTGCAACAGTTGATCGACCCGGTGGTCGGGCTGGCCTTCGTCTCGGGCCTGACCGGCGGCTTCGACCTGTCGGCCCATCCCTTCGACGGCCCGATCCCCGAGCTGCCCGAGACCAACGCCAGCAAGAGCCGCCAGACGCTCACGCTGGAGCTGGCGCGCCGCGAGAACCTGACGATCCGCCAGCTCGCCTTGCGCATCGCCGGCGCGCGCGGTCACTGGCAGGTGATCGGCACGCCGAAGCAGATCGCCGACGCATTGGAGGAGCGCTTCGTCCATTACGGCGCGGACGGCTTCAACGTGATGGCGCCGACCCTGCCGGGCGGACTCGACGACTTCATCGCGCTGGTGCTGCCGGAACTGCGCCGGCGCGGCCTGTTCCGCGACGACTACACGGGCACCACGCTGCGCGAGCATCTGGGCTTGAAGCGCCCGGCGCGCCGGCTGGCGAGTGCCGCGGCCAGCGCCGGCGAGCTGGCCGGCGCGGCCTGA
- a CDS encoding thioesterase family protein — protein MNLLLRLCLVFLLSRRRRRLHILDTCVTPFRVWPNDLDVLRHMTNGRYFAILDLARVDLLLRSRVWQRVNAQRWYPVVTLETIRFHRSLHLWERYDVTTRVIGWDEKHVFLEQGFIRGGTQVAIGVVRTRFLKRGGGTVPTRELLAWIGVTQPSPDLPEWVAQWNRAEGGAAVHEQSVAQT, from the coding sequence ATGAATCTACTGCTGCGTTTGTGCCTCGTGTTCCTGCTGAGCCGGCGTCGTCGGCGGCTGCACATCCTCGACACCTGCGTCACGCCGTTCCGCGTGTGGCCCAACGACCTCGATGTGCTGCGCCACATGACCAATGGCCGCTACTTTGCCATTCTGGATCTGGCGCGGGTCGATCTGTTGTTGCGCTCGCGCGTCTGGCAACGCGTCAACGCGCAAAGGTGGTATCCCGTCGTCACGCTCGAAACGATACGATTTCATCGATCGCTGCATCTATGGGAGCGCTATGACGTCACGACGCGGGTGATCGGCTGGGACGAAAAACATGTGTTTCTGGAGCAGGGATTCATTCGCGGCGGAACCCAGGTCGCGATCGGCGTCGTGCGAACGCGGTTCCTGAAGCGCGGCGGGGGCACCGTGCCGACCCGGGAACTACTGGCTTGGATCGGCGTGACCCAGCCATCACCCGATCTGCCCGAATGGGTCGCGCAGTGGAACCGGGCCGAGGGCGGCGCGGCGGTGCATGAGCAATCCGTTGCGCAAACTTGA
- a CDS encoding RidA family protein: MTQAARQREVVFPPGRQALYERNRYSPAVRANGLLFVSGQVGSREDGSPEPELEAQVARAFENLNAILAAAGCSFDDVIDVTVFMVDPEVNFERVWQVVPKYWGEAPHPSLTAVGVTWLYGFQFEIKAIARLRD, encoded by the coding sequence ATGACGCAGGCAGCAAGACAGCGCGAGGTGGTGTTCCCGCCGGGACGGCAGGCCTTGTACGAACGCAACCGCTATTCGCCTGCGGTGCGCGCCAACGGGCTGCTGTTCGTTTCCGGGCAGGTAGGCAGCCGCGAGGACGGCTCGCCCGAGCCCGAGCTGGAGGCGCAGGTGGCGCGCGCCTTCGAGAACCTGAACGCGATCCTCGCGGCGGCCGGTTGCAGCTTCGACGACGTGATCGACGTGACCGTCTTCATGGTCGATCCCGAGGTGAATTTCGAGCGGGTCTGGCAGGTGGTGCCGAAGTACTGGGGCGAGGCGCCCCATCCCAGCCTGACGGCGGTCGGCGTGACCTGGCTCTATGGCTTCCAGTTCGAGATCAAGGCCATCGCGCGCCTGCGCGACTGA
- a CDS encoding acyl-CoA dehydrogenase family protein, whose translation MNAPHTIASRSRLDAALAALPELARQIGEGAAQREADRELPFEGFAKFRGTELGALRIPTARGGLGASLVELFEVIATLAAADSSLSHALRLHYDVTEALRLSPRSASNDLQVERVLSGAIFGGALTERHTSRPGEVTSNLVREGDHFLATGRKYYSTGTLFSDYARINVQGEDDARVAIVIPVAREGLRIDDDWDGMGQRMTASGTLVLDQVRVEPDEVVERDSGSLVGRHGGALRQLHLVAVAAGIVRNVAADARRYVIEFGRPVLHSPAASAREDHFIQQTVGELTAHSHAIDALVRENARVLDRSADAIEAGAPEADALILEGALATARTQLVVSKLALHAAERLFEVGGASATSRRHNLDRHWRNLRTIFSHNPLLHKARVVGDYELNGTTTHLTEGRVF comes from the coding sequence ATGAACGCCCCGCACACCATCGCCTCCCGTTCCCGTCTCGATGCCGCGCTGGCCGCGCTACCGGAACTGGCCAGGCAGATCGGCGAGGGCGCGGCGCAGCGCGAGGCCGATCGCGAGCTGCCCTTCGAGGGGTTCGCGAAGTTTCGCGGCACCGAGCTCGGCGCGCTGCGGATCCCGACCGCGCGCGGCGGCCTGGGCGCCAGCCTGGTCGAGCTGTTCGAGGTGATCGCCACGCTGGCCGCCGCCGATTCGAGTCTCTCGCACGCGCTGCGGCTGCACTACGACGTGACCGAGGCGCTGCGCTTGTCCCCGCGCTCGGCCTCGAACGACCTGCAGGTCGAGCGCGTGCTGTCGGGCGCGATCTTCGGTGGGGCGCTGACCGAGCGCCATACCTCGCGCCCCGGCGAAGTCACCTCCAACCTGGTGCGCGAGGGCGACCACTTCCTCGCCACGGGGCGCAAATACTATTCGACCGGCACGCTGTTCTCCGACTACGCGCGCATCAACGTGCAGGGCGAGGACGACGCGCGCGTGGCGATCGTGATTCCGGTGGCGCGCGAGGGCCTGCGCATCGACGACGACTGGGACGGCATGGGCCAGCGCATGACCGCCAGCGGCACCCTGGTGCTCGACCAGGTGCGCGTGGAGCCCGACGAGGTGGTCGAGCGCGACAGCGGCTCGCTGGTGGGCCGCCACGGCGGCGCCTTGCGGCAACTGCACCTGGTGGCGGTGGCGGCCGGCATCGTGCGCAACGTGGCGGCCGACGCGCGCCGCTACGTGATCGAATTCGGGCGCCCGGTGCTGCACAGCCCGGCCGCCTCGGCGCGCGAGGACCATTTCATCCAGCAGACGGTGGGCGAGCTGACGGCGCACAGCCACGCGATCGACGCGCTGGTGCGCGAGAACGCGCGCGTGCTCGATCGTTCCGCCGACGCGATCGAGGCCGGCGCGCCCGAAGCCGATGCGCTGATACTCGAAGGCGCGCTGGCCACCGCGCGCACCCAGCTGGTGGTCAGCAAGCTGGCCCTGCACGCGGCCGAGCGGCTGTTCGAGGTGGGCGGCGCCTCGGCCACCTCGCGGCGCCACAATCTCGATCGCCACTGGCGCAACCTGCGCACGATCTTCAGCCACAACCCGCTGCTGCACAAGGCGCGCGTGGTGGGCGACTACGAGCTGAACGGCACCACCACCCACCTGACCGAAGGCCGCGTGTTCTGA
- a CDS encoding LysR family transcriptional regulator, with translation MDRFDAMQAFVRVVEAGSFTKAAETLHMSKTTVTQLVQQLEARLRVKLLNRTTRRLNVTADGAAFYERALRLLADMDDAETSLSDASALPRGRLRVDVPSPLARLILVPALPAFHARYPDIQLDMGVSDRRVDLIGENVDCVVRGGELSDQSLMARRVGDLQLGVYAAPAYLERTGRPAHPRELENTAHRIVGFRWARTGRVFPYAMQREDERISVQGRHVLAVDDGNAYLAAGLAGLGVLWLPDYMARAPRANGELLPLFEDWRLDPMPLYVAFPPNRHVSAKLRVFIDWIAALMDEHAPVIAPARTEAPAPAGAAPRTTGAA, from the coding sequence ATGGACCGTTTCGACGCGATGCAGGCCTTCGTGCGCGTGGTGGAGGCGGGCAGCTTCACCAAGGCGGCCGAGACGCTGCACATGAGCAAGACCACCGTCACGCAACTGGTGCAGCAGCTCGAGGCGCGGCTGCGCGTGAAGCTGCTCAATCGCACCACGCGCCGGCTCAACGTGACGGCCGACGGCGCGGCCTTCTACGAGCGCGCGCTGCGCCTGCTGGCCGACATGGACGATGCCGAGACCAGCCTGTCGGATGCCTCGGCGCTGCCGCGCGGGCGGCTGCGGGTGGACGTGCCGAGCCCGCTGGCGCGCCTGATCCTGGTGCCGGCGCTGCCGGCCTTCCATGCGCGCTACCCGGATATCCAGCTCGACATGGGCGTGAGCGACCGCCGCGTCGACCTGATCGGCGAGAACGTCGATTGCGTGGTGCGCGGCGGCGAGCTGAGCGACCAGTCGCTGATGGCGCGTCGCGTGGGCGACCTGCAGTTGGGGGTTTATGCGGCGCCGGCCTACCTGGAGCGCACGGGGCGGCCCGCGCATCCGCGCGAGCTGGAGAACACCGCGCATCGCATTGTCGGCTTTCGCTGGGCACGCACCGGGCGCGTGTTTCCCTATGCGATGCAGCGCGAGGACGAGCGGATCAGCGTGCAGGGCCGCCATGTGCTCGCCGTCGACGACGGCAATGCCTACCTCGCGGCGGGCCTGGCCGGCCTCGGCGTGCTGTGGCTGCCCGACTACATGGCGCGGGCGCCGCGCGCCAATGGCGAGCTGCTGCCGCTGTTCGAGGATTGGCGCCTGGATCCGATGCCGCTCTACGTGGCGTTTCCGCCGAACCGGCATGTCAGCGCGAAGCTGCGCGTGTTCATCGACTGGATCGCGGCGCTGATGGACGAGCACGCGCCCGTGATCGCGCCGGCCAGGACCGAGGCGCCAGCACCTGCCGGGGCGGCGCCGCGAACCACCGGCGCGGCCTGA
- a CDS encoding TauD/TfdA dioxygenase family protein, which yields MNQALSSSLAVIPLSAHIGAEIRGVDLTSPLSAAEIAGIREALLKWRVIFFREQFLNHQQHVAFSAQFGEPTVGHPVFGYVEGHPEIYSIAKFRQATRYEGAPVRRPWTGWHTDVTAAVNPPWASILRGVTIPPYGGDTQWTNLVRAYETLSPPIQRLVDGLRGIHRFTPPPGAAATRDYAEAVERRSLVSEHPLVRIHPETGERALYVSPSFLKSIVDVTPTESRAILELLWEHVTRPEFTVRFKWEPRSLAFWDNRSTAHLAPSDIFDLDFDRQLYRTTLVGDVPVGPDGRASVAIEGSPVGAATATALN from the coding sequence ATGAACCAGGCCCTATCCTCATCGCTCGCCGTGATTCCGCTGTCCGCCCACATCGGCGCGGAAATCCGCGGCGTGGACCTCACCAGCCCCTTGTCGGCGGCCGAGATCGCGGGCATTCGCGAGGCGCTGCTGAAGTGGCGCGTGATCTTCTTCCGCGAACAGTTCCTGAACCACCAGCAGCACGTGGCCTTCTCGGCGCAGTTCGGCGAGCCGACCGTCGGCCACCCCGTGTTCGGCTACGTGGAAGGCCATCCGGAAATCTATTCGATCGCCAAGTTCCGCCAGGCCACACGCTACGAAGGCGCGCCGGTACGACGCCCCTGGACCGGCTGGCACACCGACGTGACGGCCGCCGTCAACCCGCCCTGGGCCTCGATCCTGCGCGGCGTGACGATCCCGCCCTACGGCGGCGACACGCAATGGACCAACCTGGTGCGCGCCTACGAGACGCTCTCGCCGCCGATCCAGCGGCTGGTGGACGGGCTGCGCGGCATCCACCGCTTCACGCCGCCGCCCGGCGCCGCCGCCACGCGCGACTATGCCGAGGCCGTCGAGCGGCGCAGCCTGGTGAGCGAGCATCCGCTGGTGCGGATCCATCCCGAGACCGGCGAACGCGCGCTCTACGTGAGCCCGAGCTTCCTGAAGTCGATCGTCGACGTCACGCCCACCGAGAGCCGCGCAATCCTCGAACTGCTGTGGGAACACGTGACGCGTCCCGAATTCACGGTGCGCTTCAAGTGGGAGCCGCGCAGCCTGGCGTTCTGGGACAACCGCTCGACCGCGCACCTGGCGCCCTCGGACATCTTCGATCTCGACTTCGACCGCCAGCTCTACCGCACCACCCTGGTGGGCGACGTGCCGGTAGGTCCGGACGGCCGCGCCTCGGTGGCGATCGAGGGTTCGCCGGTGGGCGCGGCGACCGCCACCGCGCTGAACTAA
- a CDS encoding ABC transporter ATP-binding protein: MTLALTSDSLELLHVRKRYAQSDGRQPALDVLDDISLQVRGGEFVSIVGASGCGKSTLLRLIAGLDVDYEGEIRAGGERVRDTSLQRGIVFQDHRLFPWLTVAQNVEAALRNSPLDARARRAAVAEHIALVGLAGFEAAYPSQLSGGMAQRVAIARGLVNRPRLLLLDEPFGALDAQTRTRMQHELQRIWEQERITMILVTHDVDEAVWLGERVITMAPRPGRIARITEVALPRPRERHGSAFARLRDGILAELGDDEAAARTAPPREAPRPAGGWRLAW, translated from the coding sequence ATGACCCTCGCCCTCACCTCCGATTCGCTCGAACTGCTGCATGTGCGCAAACGCTATGCGCAATCGGACGGCCGCCAGCCGGCTCTCGACGTGCTCGACGACATCTCGCTGCAGGTGCGCGGCGGCGAATTCGTCAGCATCGTGGGCGCCAGCGGCTGCGGGAAATCCACCCTGCTGCGCCTGATCGCCGGGCTCGACGTCGACTACGAGGGCGAGATCCGCGCCGGCGGCGAGCGCGTGCGCGATACCTCGCTGCAACGCGGCATCGTGTTCCAGGATCACCGGCTGTTCCCCTGGCTGACGGTCGCGCAGAACGTCGAGGCGGCGCTGCGCAATTCGCCGCTCGATGCCCGCGCGCGGCGCGCGGCGGTGGCCGAGCACATCGCGCTGGTCGGCCTGGCGGGCTTCGAAGCGGCGTATCCGAGCCAGCTTTCGGGCGGCATGGCGCAGCGCGTGGCGATCGCGCGCGGGCTGGTGAACCGCCCGCGCCTGCTGCTGCTCGACGAGCCGTTCGGCGCGCTCGATGCACAGACGCGCACGCGCATGCAGCACGAACTGCAGCGGATCTGGGAACAGGAGCGCATCACCATGATCCTGGTCACGCACGACGTGGACGAGGCGGTCTGGCTGGGCGAGCGCGTGATCACCATGGCGCCGCGCCCGGGCCGCATCGCGCGCATCACCGAGGTCGCGCTGCCGCGTCCGCGCGAGCGGCATGGCAGCGCCTTCGCCCGGCTGCGCGACGGCATCCTCGCCGAGCTCGGCGACGACGAGGCCGCCGCGCGCACGGCGCCGCCTCGCGAGGCGCCACGGCCGGCAGGCGGCTGGCGGCTCGCCTGGTAG